The window tcggtttacaaagagtttttgtaaatgttatcttggctcagtgatttagtgaactGTTGGGGAAAATCCTGCTGAGTAGTAGGccatggttttttcacctttttagccaggtgttttccacataaaaatacttgtgttctttaatttttgcatttattatttCTGCAATAGTAGtttaaggaacacatagaagaaccaggtccttttaTAATCGGTGCACGCGAAAATTGGACGCCACACAAATTATTTCCCCCCTCCCTCCTCCCCCcacataaaatatctaattttgagGAGAGACCATGAGTTGACTTGCCCCATAATCTGTCCCTATAATTATACCCCTAATCTAGTTTCTTATTGTCTCAAATAAATAGAGTGCCCGGTAACTTATAGTATAATATTATATGTATTAATATTATGGATTCATATCCTATGCAACATTATATGCTGGTGAGGATTTTCTTTGGAAAAGTCAAATTCGCGCAACCCCATTGTCATTCCTAATGATCATTGTAGTGCAAGGGAAATAACATGTTTAATTACCTGAATATCCAAAGAGGAACATCATGTTGAATAATGTTTTTGAGAGACGGAAGCATATCAGTGTCACCATCTGATTGAGAGTAATTCAGCACACTGTCTCATACAAACACCACCAAAAGGAAGATTGTATTAACTAAAAACCTGAAATATATATATGGTattaattctgtctattttagtataattattttcaaTATTAAAGATATCAAAACAATTAAGATTACATACTCACTGCACATGGTCCATTCGTAAGGTAGATTAGTGCGATTAGCATGAAGAGCTTTCTGAACCTCAGGTAGGTTGAAATAGAAGTATCTTTCAGATGTCATACATACATCTACTCCCACACTCATCTTTGTAACctaaattccaacaaaataacaaaatcaaatgTTACAAACATCTAAAAATATTCAAAGAGCTAATATACATATGCCCACTGTAATATTGGATAAAGTTTAATGACCGTACAAGTTCAATAACTTAAGACATATGTTTCCTACTTGTTTGTGTAAACGCAGCTCTTGCTGAACGATAGAAGGATAACAGACATCCAAAATAACGTCGTAGACGTTAATATAGTCAGAAATTACTTTATATGCTTCATCAATAGCTTGGTTGCATGAGATTGGCTCATTATGAGGAACTGGGAATTCATAATCATCAAAATTGCAGTGTTCTTTAATTCTCAAATATAATTCATCTGATATCATTCCATGTGACCAGTAATATTCGTACACTGCTGGAACATCTCTGTCAAGTCTCAAAAGTGGATTTCCAATCTGTAGAAATTGAAAATAGAAATTACTTCTAATTTAGGAGGGCTGATTTTAATATATAGAGCAAAAATTAGAGGAAATACTGTATATGGTTTTGAGTGTTCTTACAGCTACTCCCTTTAGGTTAAACTTAAAATCCTTGGACTGCTTGTTGTAGTCTAGTATGACATTTGCCAACTGTGGTATATAATGTCCTATCATATCACCAGAATAAATATGGACTAgtaagcaaaataattaaaaaaaaaaaaattgcacatgttcggtaaaaaataaaaataatgaatatATTGCACATGAAAGGAcagcccgatgcactaagctcctgctatgcgcGAGGTCTGGGAAGGgccggatcacaagagtctattgtacgcagccttacccagCATTTCTACAAGAGGCTGTTTCTACGGTTTGaactcgtgacctcctggtcatatggaagcaactttaccagttacgctaaGGCTCCCCTTCCTTAAAAAGGGATACACTAAGCGCTCCTGCTATGTGCCTGGGAAAagagccggaccacaagggtctatagtACACAGCTTACCCAGCATATCTCAGCAAAACTGCAAATGCTCAGCCTTACCCTGAATATATTGCACATGCTCagcaaaaaattaaaataaggtATTGCACATGTGATATGTATCTCGTACCTGCATAACTTTCACCTGTAAGGAACAAAGGTTTAGATTTTAATTCTGAAAACTTTTCGTACCATCTGAGCATGAAAGTGAGCATATCCTTAGCTggagaaaacaacaacaaaatgagaacattattattattattttccgtCAACCATATTTTTCACCAAATTAAAGGAGAAAATGTAAGAGGTCAAAGTGATATATATACCAGTGGGGTCATCTCCGCAAGTATAATCACTAGATTTGTTTGAATAAGACCATCCAACACCAGCAGGAGATTCAATAAATAGAAGATTTGATGCTGTatcaatcaaaacaaacaaatatTGCAGAAATTATAGTGGTAAGAATTAAATACTGATCTTTTTCTTTCTTGGTATTTTGTAGTATAAAAATTAAGGTAATGTAATATTATACCTTTATTCCAAGATTTAGTATTTCTTCTAAGACCACGGCCATCACCTCTAGGAAAGAAGGGTCCTAATTCTGTAAAGGCACCCCCTCCAATTGACGAACATCCTGGACCTGAAAATAATCAAGTTATTAAAGACTAGACGAAATTAAGAAATACCCCTTCATATACGAAATTATTAGAAGATCCCTTTTAAAAGCTTCTAATTCAAATGTTGAGTAATGACATCGATTGGTTCATTGTATGAGAGTCATCATTGCTACCAATACTagtgaatttaattttaaaatcatttGACATAATAAAATACACCAACCACGGTGTAGTTTGATTAGATGAGGCCCTTTAATTTGCGTATAAttaaacacacacacatatatatatttcgtTTGTGGAGGACTAATACAAATACGGAGTATCTCTTaagattttttaattctttttttcttctgtttCTAAACAAGGTACAACAACTTTTGGGGTACtccaaattattttctaaaatatatatttgagaAAGATATATATTCTAGTCACTTCCAACTTCACTATAAATGTTTGATCAAATTAACTCTAAAAAGGAAAGATAAAAATAGAAATTGAATAATAATCAGTTTGTACTTTATAGTGATGAAGGTTATGTCCTCAAGCAAGCAAGAGACTAATTGTTGATGAGAGAATTAAATTCAGTTTGCAGCAAATATGTACCTAGTGTTTTAAATGATAATTCTACAACATAGATCGAAGTGGAATTGTAAAGAATTGATCTATCTGAGATATAGAAAGAAAATATAATACAACGTAACTCCCAACTTGAAAGACAAAGTTCTTTGACTATTATAGATTAATTAATATTAGCCAAATGACTTTCAAAATGGTACTTCGTTCCAGTTGCCATCTAACCTCAGTACAAGACAATATCTATCTAATATTCTTAATAGGTCTTCGCTCGTTACGAGTTCGAGCCATGATTGGTTACTTATATCATATAGTATTAAATACCTACGCTAATATAGGTTGACtacatcatatccatattcccaGAAGATGTGTGAACGCATAATACTTCGTCCATTaaagtatcttttttttttttttaaagatgagTTAATAAGGTTCAATAGTTTTTCTTGTTTTTGGTTTTATTATATATAAGATGCtttaaaaatgatcacaagtttTGAAGAGATAACTCATTAAACAGATTGGTCCCAACCCTGTAAATATCACCAACCAACCAAGTTATTAAGGTGTACGTCCACTAGTACAGTCCAGAGTATATATCGTCAACATATATATAAGGTAGTGATTAATGGAAAAGTCGAAAGTTGAATGCTCTTACATATTATTCCCCACATAGTTATTAGTCTTTCAGTGTGCCATTAAAAAATGAGGGGGGAAAGTGGGTCAAGGAGGGAAACT of the Nicotiana tabacum cultivar K326 chromosome 7, ASM71507v2, whole genome shotgun sequence genome contains:
- the LOC107807595 gene encoding serine carboxypeptidase-like 42 isoform X2, translated to MQMGFHHPLFLIAFGFIIILNIGNINVNGHPIEDLVENLPGQPKVGFRQYAGYVDVDEKAGRSLFYYFVEAEKDADKLPLTLWLNGGPGCSSIGGGAFTELGPFFPRGDGRGLRRNTKSWNKASNLLFIESPAGVGWSYSNKSSDYTCGDDPTAKDMLTFMLRWYEKFSELKSKPLFLTGESYAGHYIPQLANVILDYNKQSKDFKFNLKGVAIGNPLLRLDRDVPAVYEYYWSHGMISDELYLRIKEHCNFDDYEFPVPHNEPISCNQAIDEAYKVTKMSVGVDVCMTSERYFYFNLPEVQKALHANRTNLPYEWTMCSDVLNYSQSDGDTDMLPSLKNIIQHDVPLWIFSGDQDSVVPLIGSRTLVRELANDLNLKTTVAYGAWFHKGQVGGWQVEYGDKLTFATVRGAAHMVPYAQPSRALHLFSSFVHGRRLPNTTRFPIS
- the LOC107807595 gene encoding serine carboxypeptidase-like 42 isoform X1: MQMGFHHPLFLIAFGFIIILNIGNINVNGHPIEDLVENLPGQPKVGFRQYAGYVDVDEKAGRSLFYYFVEAEKDADKLPLTLWLNGGPGCSSIGGGAFTELGPFFPRGDGRGLRRNTKSWNKASNLLFIESPAGVGWSYSNKSSDYTCGDDPTAKDMLTFMLRWYEKFSELKSKPLFLTGESYAGHYIPQLANVILDYNKQSKDFKFNLKGVAIGNPLLRLDRDVPAVYEYYWSHGMISDELYLRIKEHCNFDDYEFPVPHNEPISCNQAIDEAYKVISDYINVYDVILDVCYPSIVQQELRLHKQVTKMSVGVDVCMTSERYFYFNLPEVQKALHANRTNLPYEWTMCSDVLNYSQSDGDTDMLPSLKNIIQHDVPLWIFSGDQDSVVPLIGSRTLVRELANDLNLKTTVAYGAWFHKGQVGGWQVEYGDKLTFATVRGAAHMVPYAQPSRALHLFSSFVHGRRLPNTTRFPIS